The DNA segment GTGCGGGCCATGCGCGAACGCTATCCCGATGTGCGCCTGCACATGGTCTCGGCGCTGTCCGGGCACCTGACCAGCCTGCTGAATGCCAGGCACCTGGATCTGGCCATCCTGTTCGATACCCACAATGCCCGCCGCTGGAGCGTGATGCCGCTGCTGGAAGAGCAGCTGTTCCTGATCCAGTCCCGCCAGCAGCCCGTGGCGCCCTATATCCCGCACGACACGCCCATCCCGCTGGCACAGCTGCAGCAGGTGCCGCTGATCCTGCCCTCGGGCAGCCACGGCCTGCGCAGCTCGGTGATGGCCTCGTTCAACCATGCCGGCTTCCAGTCGCAGATGGCTATGGAAATCGATTCGCTGCCGCTGCTGATGGAAGCCGTGGCCGAAGGCCTGGGCGCCACCGTCCAGCCCTGGTCGGCCGTGGGCATGTACCGCGATGCGGCCGAGCGCTTCCAGTGGTCGCAGATTGCGGACGAGTCCGTGCGCCGCAAAGCCGCGCTGTGCAGCCTGTCGGACGATGAACTCTCTCCCGCCGCGCTGGCCGCGCGCGTGGTGCTGATGGACTGCGCACGCCAACTGGTGCACTGCGGCAACTGGGTCGGCGCCACCCTGAGCACCTGAACCCCGGTCGCAACGCAGATTTTCTGCCCATGGCCGGGCACAAATCACTATGCTGGACAGCCTGGAGGGTTGCGGCTGCCATGGGGCGATGCACAGCACCCGCCCCCCGCTGGAGTCGTATCTGCAACCACCGCTGCCGCGACCCCGGGACCGATTGCCATGTCGCCAGCTTGCGGCGCTTACGCTGCAGCATGGAGGAGAAGCTGCCATGGGGCAGGCCCTCTGGCGGTGCATGGTGGTTTCCGGACCGTCAGCCCAAGCCAAGTCTCATCCATGACCCCTCTCGATACCCAACTGCTGCTGACCGCCCTGGTCAGCGTGTTGCTGCTGGTCGCGCTCATCGTCTCGCGCATCAAGATGCACCCCCTGCTGGCCCTGCTGGTGGTCTCCATCGGCGTGGGCTTCGCCACCGGCATGGCGCCCGCCCAGATCGTCAAGGAGCTCGGCAATGGCGCGGGCAAGACGCTGGGCTCCGTGGGCGTGGTGATTGCGCTGGGGGCCATGCTGGGCAAGATCCTGGCCGACGCGGGCATCACCGAGCAGATTGCCGCAGCCATACTGAAACACGCCTCGACCCGCATGGTCCCCTGGGCCATGACGCTGGTGGCCTTCATCGTCGGCATTCCCATGTTCTTTGAAGTCGGCCTGGTCGTGATGCTGCCGCTGATCTTCAGCGTGGCGCAGAAGCTGGAGGGCCAGGCCCGCTTCAAGGGCTCGGCCTATGTCTATGTGGGGGTTCCGGTGATCTCTGCCCTGGCCGCCATGCACGGCATGGTGCCGCCCCATCCCGGTCCGTTGACGGCGATTGCCACCCTCAAGACCACGGTCGGCCCCACCATGCTGTACGGCTTTCTGGCAGCCATCCCGGCCATGGTGCTGGGGGGCCCGCTCTACGGCGCCTTCATCGCGCCGCGCATGAGCACCAAGCCCGACCAGGGCCTGCTGGACCAGTTCACCATCGCCGCGCCAGCCACCGGCCACAGCCGGCCCAGCGTCGCCCTGGGGGTGCTGGCCGCGCTGCTGCCCGCCATTCTGATGCTGGTGCATGCCGTCGCGGAGATGCTGCTGCCCAAGGACTCCGCCGCCCTGCATGCGGCCAGCTTCCTGGGCAATCCGCTGATCGCCATGCTGCTGGGGGTGCTGTTTGCCATCGTGGCGCTGGTGCTGGTGCGCGGCGGGGACATGGAAAAGCTGCGTGATGCACTGGGCGCCAGCCTCAAGCCCATTGCCTCCATCATCATGATCATTGCCGGCGGCGGCGCTTTCCAGCAGATGCTCACCAGCGCCAAGGTGGGCGACGCCATCGTCCACCTGACCCAGCAGTTCGCCCTGCCGCCGCTGATCCTGGGCTGGCTGATCGCCATGCTGCTGTCGGTGTCCACCGGCTCGGCCACCGTGGGCATTGTGGGGGCGGCCGGCCTGCTGGCGCCGCTGGCCGGCGCCGACCCCAGCCTGAACCTGCCGCTGCTGGCGCTGTCCATCGGCTGCGGTTCGCTGTTCTTCAACTATGCCAACCACGCAGGCTTCTGGATGGTCAAGGAATCCTTTGGCATGACCATGGGCGAGGCCACCAAGACCATCTCGGTGGTGCAGTCCATCGTGGCCGTGGTGGGGCTGGTCATGGTCCTGGTCTTCAACGCTGTGGCCCCACTGGCCTGAGCCACCACCGCGGCCATCGCCCGGGCCGGCCATGGCGCCGGGCCTGGGTCACAGCCACATCACGAATCGTGATACCCCCATCCCTTCCCCCTGCTGCACGGGAAGGGTGGTACTTACTACAGTCGCGTTCAACACTTGGCGGCCTTGCATTTTCCCGGTGATCCGGGCGCCGGCCAGCACAAGACTTTCCCCACGTTGAACCGCCACAGGCCCAGGCCTGCGGCAGCCCATCATGAAAACTGAAGCCTTTGACACCGATGTGCTCATCATCGGTGGCGGCAATGCTGCGCTGTGCGCCGCCCTCATGGCCCGCGAAGCCGGCAGCCGTGTGCTGCTGCTGGAGTCCGCGCCCCGCGCCTGGCGTGGCGGCAACTCCAGCCACACCCGCAATCTGCGCTGCATGCACGACGCACCGCAGGATGTGCTGGTGGAAGCCTACCCCGAAGAAGAGTACTGGCAGGACCTGCTGAAAGTCACTGGCGGCATCACCAACGAGCACCTGGCGCGCATGGTGATCCGCGCGTCGAGCACCTGCCGCAGCTGGATGCGCAAGCATGGCGTGCACTTTCAGCCGCCGCTGTCGGGGGCACTGCATGTGGCCCGCACCAACGCCTTCTTCATGGGCGGCGGCAAGGCGCTGGTGAATGCGTATTTCCGCAGTGCCGAGAAGCTGGGCGTGGAGATCCGCTACGAATCGCCGGTCGACCGGCTCGACATCGAAAACGGCCAGTTCCAGGCCGCCTGGAGCAAGGGCCAGCGCATCACCGCCAAAAGCTGCGTGCTGGCCGCGGGCGGCTTCGAATCCAACCGCGAATGGCTGCGCGAAGCCTGGGGCCAGAACGAGCGTGGCGAATGGCCGGCGGACAACTTCATCATCCGCGGCACCGCCTTCAACAAGGGGGTGCTGCTCAAGCATATGCTGGAGGAGCACCAGGCCGACGGCCTGGGCGACCCGACCCAGGCACACATGGTGGCCATCGACGCACGCGCTCCGCTGTACGACGGTGGCATATGCACCCGCATCGACTGCGTGTCGCTGGGCGTGGTGGTCAACCGCGAGGCCCAGCGCTTCTACGACGAGGGCGAAGACTTCTGGCCCAAGCGCTATGCGATCTGGGGCCGCCTTGTGGCGCAGCAACCCGGCCAGATTGCCTACTCCATCATCGACAGCAAAGCCATCGGCCGCTTCATGCCGCCGGTTTTCCCCGGCATCAAGGCAGATACCCTGCCCGAGCTGGCGGAAAAACTGGGACTGGATGGGGAGCGCTTCATGCAGACCCTGAATGCCTACAACGGCAGCTGCAAGGTCGGCCAGTTCGACCACACCGCGCTGGACGACTGCCACACCGAACACCTGGCACCGGCCAAGACGCACTGGGCCCGCCCCATCGACACCGGTCCGTTCTACGGCTATGCGCTGCGCCCCGGCATCACCTTCACCTACCTGGGCCTCAAGGTGGACGATACCGCCGCCGTGCGCTTCGGCGACCAGCCCAGCCCCAATCTGTTTGTGGCCGGCGAAATGATGGCCGGCAATGTGCTGGGCAAGGGCTACACCGCCGGCGTGGGCATGTCGATCGGCACCGCCTTCGGCCGCATCGCCGGTCGCAATGCCGCACGGGCTGCCGCCGGCCAACCTGCCGTGCGCGGCGCTGTGAAAGACGAGGCCTGAGCCATGAGCATGCAATCCCTCCACGACCTGGGCCAGGAAGCCCGCCAGCTGGCGACCGGCAAGGTCATCCCCATCGTGCCCATGAGCGCCGCCGAAGACGAAGTGGCGCGCGTGATGCAGATCTGCAATGCCTGCCGCTACTGCGAAGGCTTCTGCGCCGTGTTTCCGGCCATGACGCGCCGCCTGGAATTCGCCAAGGCCGATGTGAACTTCCTGGCCAACCTGTGCCACAACTGCGGGGCCTGCCTGCACGCCTGCCAGTACGCGCCGCCGCATGAATTCGGCATCAACATCCCCAAGGCCATGGCCGAGGTGCGTGGCCAGACCTATGTGGACTACGCCTGGCCGCCCGCGCTGGGTCAGCTGTACAAACGCAACGGCCTGACACTGTCGCTGGCCCTGGTGGCGGCGCTGACGCTGTTCCTGGTGCTGGGCGCGACGCTGCAGGGCGGCGGTCTGGGCGCGCTGTGGGGTGCCGATCTGGGCCGCAACTTCTACCAGCTGTTCCCGCACAACCTGCTGGTGGGCATGTTCGCACCGGTGTTCCTGTTCGTGGTGTTCGCACTGTCCATGGGCGTGCGCCGCTTCTGGCGCGACATCAAGCCCGCCACCAGCGGTGCCGATGTGAGCGGCGCCGCCGCCTCGGAGGCCACCAGCGATGTGCTGCGCCTGAAATACCTGGACGGCGGCCATGGCGACGGCTGCCACAACGAGGACGACGCCTACACGCTGAAGCGCCGCCGCGCCCACCACCTGACGTTCTACGGCTTCCTGCTGTGCTTTGCCGCCACGGCCGTGGCCACGCTCTACCACTACCTGTTCGACCTGCCTGCGCCCTACGATTTTCCCAGCCTGCCCAAGCTGCTGGGCGCAGTCGGCGGCGTGATGCTGATGCTGGGCACGGCCGGGCTGTGGGTGCTGAACCGCCAACGCCATCCGCTGCATGGCGATGTGCAGCAAAAGCCCATGGACCTGGGCTTCATCGCACTGCTGTTCCTGGTGAGCAGCAGCGGCCTGGCGCTGTGGCTGGGCCGCGGCACGCCGGCCCTGGCGCTGCTGCTGTGCCTGCACCTGGGCGCGGTGATGGCCTTGTTTGCCACCCTGCCCTACGGCAAGTTTGCCCACGGCGTGTTCCGCACCGCAGCCCTGCTGCGCCACAACACGGAAAAGCGCCAACCCAACCCCATCGGCCTGGGGGCCGATTGAGCCGCACGGGGCCACAAGCCCCGTGCCGAGCCCAGCTTTCCCCCACCTCAAAAACGAAAACATTCCACTCAGGAGACCCCGTGAAACGTCGCACCCTCATCCAATCCTCTGCCCTGCTGGCCAGCGCCAGCCTGCTGTGCGGTCTGCCCGCCCAGGCCCAGGACTTTCCCCCCAAGAAGCCCGTGACCCTGGTGGTGGGCTTTGCCGCCGGTGGCGCGGCCGATGCCGCGGCCCGCCTGATCGCCAAGAAGCTGGGCGAGAACATCGGCCAGAGCGTGGTGGTGGAAAACAAGGGCGGTGCGGGCGGCAATATCGCCCACGGCCAGGTGGCCAACAGCGCTGCCGATGGCTCGGTGCTGCTGTTCGGCTCCGTGGGCCCGCTGACCATTGCGCCCCACCTGATGAAGCTGAACTACGACCCGTTCAAGGACCTGGCGCCAGTGTCGGGCGGCGTGAACTTCCCCAATGTGCTGGTGGCGCACAAGGGCCTGGGCGTGAAGAACCTGCAGGAGTTCGTGGCCAAGGCCAAAGCCAAGGCCGGCGGCATCGACTTTGCCTCCACCGGCGCGGGCTCGGCCTCGCACCTGGCGGGCGAGCTGTTCAACCAGCGCGCCGGCGTGGACATGGTGCACGTGCCCTACAAGGGCGGTGCCCCGGCACTGCAGGACCTGCTGGGCGAGCGCGTGGCCAGCTACTTTGCTGCCCCGCCCACGGCCCTGCCGCACGTGGAAAGCGGCAAGCTGATTCCGTTGGCCACCACCGGCCTGACCCGCCCGGCCTATATGCCCAACATCCCAACGGTGGCCGAAGCCGGTTTCCCCGGCTTTGAAGCCTTGAACTGGTACGCCTTTGTGGCCCCGGGCAAGACCCCCGCCCCCATCCTGGACCGCTGGAATGCCGAAATCGTCAAGGTGCTGAACGACGACGAGGTGAAGAAGGCCCTGCTGGCCCACGGCCTGACGCCCCAGCCCACCACGCGCCAGGGTCTGGCCGACTTCATGAAAAAGGAATACGCCCAGTGGGGCAAGGTGGTCAAGGAGCGCAAGCTGACCGCCAACTGAGCCGCATCCTGCCGGGCATGCACCGCGCCCGGCCGCCCCGTTTCCAACACGGGGAGCATCCGGCGGCCACCGCCGGATTCCTTCTTTGACAGGCCGCCGCGTGCGGCCTTTTTTTATGGCGTCAGCCCAAGGATCGGCCTGTGTCAGCGGCCTGCAGCAGGCACGGCTTGGCACAGGCCTTCACCTCGACGCCCCTCAGGAAGCCTGGCTTCAGGCGGCTGCCGCCAGCACCGAGGTGGGCTGCGGCTTGGTGAACAGGCTGGGGTCGGCATGGAACATGTCCAGACCGAAACGCTGGCCCGCCAGGTAGTCGCGCACGCTTTGCAGCACCATGGGGCTGCGGTGGCGCTCGGCACTGGCTTCCAGCTCTTCCAGCGTCATCCACAGGGTGCGCAGCACGCCGTGGTCCAGCGGACGGCCGGCGTGGAAAGCGCCCAGGTCTCCGGTGAAGGAAAAGCGCAGGTAGGTGATGTCGGAGCCGGTGCGGGTGCGCACAAAGCGGTTCATGTAGACGCCCACCAGGGCCGTGGGCGTGAAGCTGTGGGCCGTTTCCTCCAGCACCTCGCGCACGCAGGCCTGCGCCGGCGTTTCCGCCGGGTCCAGATGGCCGGCCGGCGTGTTCAGGCGCAGGCCGTCGGCCGTATCTTCTTCCACCAGCAAAAAACGGCCGTCACGTTCGATGACTGCGGCCACGGTGACATTGGGTTTCCATCGATTGGGCATGGCGGGCATTATCACCAGCGGGCTGTGACAGGCTTGTCGCAGCTTTCTGACAACTTGTGACAGGTGGTAGGAAGTGAGCGCCCGCCGCCCCGTGGCACCTTCAGATCTGGGGTGGGGCCCAGTGCTGTTCCATGTACAGGGCGTCATCGCCATAGCTGGCCAAATGGGCTTTCTGCACCGTATCCCTGGGCTGGCTGGGGACAAAACCGCGCCGCTGCCAGTAGCTGGCTGCCCCTTGCACGGCCACCAGGGCCGCGCGCTGCACCCCGCGCGCCCGGGCCTGGGACTGGGCTGCGGCCAGCAGCCGGGCGGCAATGCCCTGGCCGGCCAGGGCCGGGTCCACGGCCATATCGTGCAGGTAGAGCACACTGGCCTGAGGCTGGGCATCGAATTCGCCCTGCAGCGGCGTGATCTTGCCGGGGTGCGACCAGTACGCCGCCAGATAGGCCACCACCTGCCCCCCCAGCTCGGCCGCCCAGGAACACTGGTGCGGCGCCTGCAGGCGCCGGGTGAACACGGCAGCACCTTCGACATAGTCCGCGCCATAGCACAGCGCCTGGATGCGCAGCACCGCCGCTACGTCGGCCACAGACAGGCCGCGCACATGCAGGGAATCGGTCGGAGAAGAAGCCGCGGAAGCCATGTCCCTATTATCGGCAGACCGCTGCCGGCGTGCCGGTACGTGGCACAGAGCCCTTCACCGCGCCCTGGCGCGGGCGGCCGGCCCCCTGCTCAATCGCCCCACTGGATGCGCACTTCCTCGATCACGGGGCGCAGCGTCATGAACTGCGCCACCAGCGCCGGGTCGAAATGGCGGCCTGACTGTTCCTGCAGATAGGCCAGGGCATCGTCCACGCTCCAGGCCGCCTTGTAGGGGCGCACCGTGGTCAGCGCATCGAACACATCGGCCACCGCCACAATGCGCGCCTCCAGCGGAATCGCCAGGCCCGCCAGCCCCTGCGGGTAGCCGGAACCGTCCCATTTTTCGTGGTGGGTCAGGGCGATGGTGCGTGCCATCTGCAGCATGGGAAACGCATGCTCGCCAATGATTTCGGCGCCCACCTGCGGGTGGGTGCGCATGATGGCCCATTCCCGTTCGTCCAGCGCGCCGGGCTTGAGCAGCACCGCATCGGGAATGCCGATCTTGCCCACATCGTGCATGGGCGCCGCGTTGAACAGATCGTCCACCCAGTCCGGCCCGCAGCCCAGCGCCTGGGCCAGGGCCCTGGCATACAGGCTCATGCGGATCACATGCTTGCCGGTCTCGTTGTCCTTGTACTCGGCCGCACGGCCCAGGCGCTGCACGATCTGCAGCCGCGAGGCGTGCAGCTCTTCCGCTCGCACCAGGGACAGATGGGTGCGCACCCGGGCGCGCACCACGGGCGCACGCACCGGCTTGACAATGTAGTCCACCGCGCCCAGGGCAAAGCCACGCTCCTCGTCCGCACTGTCGGACAGGGCACTGACAAAGATCACCGGGATGGCCGCCGTGCGCGCATCGGCCTTGAGCTGCTCGCAGACGGTGTAGCCATCCATGCCCGGCATCATCACGTCCAGCAGGATCAGATCGGGCTTTTGCTGCGCCAGTTGCAGCGCCTTGGCGCCATCGGTGGCAAACAGCAGCCGGTACTCGTCCTGCAGCACCTGGCGCAGCACATGCAGATTGGTGGGTTCATCGTCCACCACCAGCAGGCGCTTGCGCTGGTCGGTGGGGGCCTGCGGGGCCGCAGGCCGGGGGGCTACGCGAGTGTCCATTGTTTCTTCAGGGCATGGGCGCATTCCAGCGCACGGTCAAAATCAAACGCGTCCACGGCTTCCTGCAGCGGCTGGATGTCGAGGGACGACGCATGCTGCTGCAGCGCATCCAGCGCATCCGAGGCCAGCTCGCCGCCTTGCAGCGCGGCAATGGTTTCATCCAGCCAGTACTGCAGCTGCGCGGCCGGCACGTCGGCAGCGGCTTGCACCGGGGCCGCGGGTGCGGCCGCGGTGTCCTGCTGCGCCAGCAGGCCGTCCAGGTGCGCCAGCGCCGGTGGCAGATCGCGCAGCTGACGGTCTGCCAGGGCCACATCGCGGCTGCGGGCCGCGCCTTCCAGCGTGGCGGCCATGGTGTAGAGCGTGTTCAGCGCCAGATTGCCCGCAGCGCCACGCATGCGGTGGGCGGCGGCGGCCAGCTCGACCCAGTCTTCGGCATCGCGCAGCGACTGCAGGCGCAGCGCCTGGCCCGGCTGGTCCTTGGCAAAACGGCGCAGGGCACGCAGCAGGCTGTCCATGCTGCCCCAGCGCTGCAAGCCGGCTGGCCAGTCGATCACATGGGTGTTGGCCATGGCTTCTCGCTGCTGGCTGCTGGTGGCAGGGACGGCCGCCTTCAGCTGGGCATCGAGCTTCAGCACCCGGGTCATTTCGGCATACAGCTTGGGCAGCTCCAGCGGCTTGGCGGCAAAGCCGTCCATGCCGGCCGCAGCGGCGGCGCGGCGGTCTTCTTCCAGCACGCTGGCCGACAGCGCCACGATGGGCACCGGAGTGCGCTGCTGCGCCACCTCCCAGGCACGGATGGCGCGCGCGGCCTCCAGCCCGTCCATGCCCGGCATCTGCAGGTCCATCAGCACCAGGTCGTAAGCGTTCTGCTGGAACAGCGCCACGGCTTCGCGGCCATCACCGGCCAGGGTCACCCGGTGGTGGGACTTGCGCAGGTGTATGTCCAGCAGCTCCAGGTTTTCCGGCACATCATCGGCCGCCAGCACCCGCAGCGAAGGCAGTTCGCCATAGCTGCGTGCACTTTGCACATCCACATGCTGGCCCGGCGGCAACGGAAGGATCACACGGAAGCTGCTGCCCTGGCCCAGGGTGCTTTCGACTTCGATGCGGCCGCCCATCAGTTCTGCCAGCTGGCGCGAGATGGTGGTGCCCAGCCCGGTGCCGCCGTACTGGCGGGTGGTCGAGGCATCCGCCTGGGCGAAAGGGTCAAAGATGCGGCGGATCTGCTCCGGCGCAATACCGATGCCGGTGTCCTGCACCGCCATGCACAACCGGCCGTCCAGATAGTCCACCAGCACGGTCACGCCGCCGCTCTCCGTGAACTTGATGGCATTGCCCACCAGGTTCACCAGGATCTGCTGCACACGCAGCGCGTCGCCCACCAGATAGTGCGGTACCTCGCGGTCGAAATCGAGCCGCAGGAACAGCTTCTTCCTGTCGGCATTGATGCGCAGCGACGCCAGGATCTGCTCGCACAGTTCGCGCGGGCTGAAAGACGCCTGCTCCAGCAGCACCGCCCCCTTGTCCAGCTTGGCTGTGTCCAGAATGTCGTTGAGCAGCCGCAGCATGGAGCGCGCCGAGTAGTGCACCGTGCTCAGATAGCGCGACTGCTGGGGTTGCAGCGGCGTGTCCAGCAGCGCCTCGGTAAAGCCGATGATGGCATTCATGGGCGTGCGGATCTCATGGCTCATATTGGCCAGGAATGTGCTGCGCGCCGCGGCCGCGGCTTCGGCATGCTCCTTGGCCAAGAGCAGTTCCTGCTCCATCTTGCGCCGCCCCGTCAGGTCGGTGATCAGCTGCACGATCTTGGACGGCTGCCCCCCTGCATCGAGGATGGGGTTGTAGCTGCTCTGCACCCACAGCAGGCGCCCGCCCTGGCCCACATGCTGGTACTCGCCGGCATCCGGCTTGCCGCTGCGCAGCTGGCCCCACAGCTGCATGTAGCTGGCGTCGGCCACATGCTCAGGCGGGCACAGCAGGCGGTGGAACTTGCCCACCACCTCCTCGGCGCTGTAGCCAAACAGCTGGCAGAAGTTGTCGTTGACGGCCGTGATGCGGCCCGCCAGGTCATACTCCACCACGGCCAACGCGCTGTTGATGGCATTCATCGTGCCTTCGAACTCGGCATTGCGGGTCTTGAGCGCGGTGTTGTCCATCAGCACGCCGTCGACATACTGCAGCACGCCATCGGCGCCATAGATGCCACGCGCGCTCTCGGTCACCCAGCGCACGCCGCCATCGCGGTGCAGGATGCGGTACTCCACCGTGTAGGGCTCACTGCGCGCCAGCGCATCGTTCACCTGGTGCCAGAACGCCTGGGCATCGTCAGGGTGCACGATGTCGGTGAAACGGATGCGCTGGTCCAGGAAGTCTTCGGCCGGCCAGCCCGACAGGGACTCCACCGCACCGCCCAGAAACAGCGGTGAGCCGGCCTCGCCCAGCTGGCGGCGGAAGGTCACCCCCGGCAGATTGCTGATCAGCGTGCGGTGCTGCTTTTCGCTGCGGCGCACGGCTTCCTCCATCTGCTTGCGGCTGCGGATATCGGTCAGAAAACCCACGAACAGCGGCATGCCAGGCAGCGGGACGCGCCCCAGGGCCAGGCGCACGTCGACCAGAGAGCCGTCCTTGTGCAGGGCCGTCACCTCGCGGCCCACGCCAATGATGCTGGAGTGGCCGGTATCGATGTGGCGGCGCAGGTAGTTGTCGTGCTCGCGCTGCATGGGCTGGGGCATCAGCATGCTGACGTTCTTGCCGATCACCTCCTGCGCCGTCCAGCCCAGCAGGCGCTCTGCCGCCCCGTTGAAGGAGCTGATCAGGCCATTGCCTTCGATCATGATGATGGCGTCTACCGCCGTATCCACCACGGCGCGCAGGCGGGATTCGCTGCGTTTGATGTCATGGAAGAACTGGCGGTAGCGCAGGCCCACATTCAGCGCGATGACCAGCAGGCTGAGCAGCAGCACAAAGCCGCTCAGTCCGGCCACCAGGCCCAGATGGGTGCCGGAGTCGGCCGTGGCCTGCGCCGGCAGCGGATCGGTGTAGCGAATGGCCCCCATGGCCGTGTAGTGCATGCCGGCAATGGCACAGCCCATGATGGAGCCGCCCAGCAGCGTGGGCCACAGACGCCGGCCGCTGTATGCCAGGCGAAAGCGCACGGCCAGCGCGGCTGCAGCCAGCAGCACGCTCACCGCCACCGCCAGGAACACACCCAGGGGCGCGTAGCGCATGATGTCGCGCAGGCTGGACGCGGCCATGCCGATGAAATGCATGCTGCCGATGGCCACGCCCAT comes from the Comamonas terrigena NBRC 13299 genome and includes:
- a CDS encoding NUDIX hydrolase, with the protein product MPAMPNRWKPNVTVAAVIERDGRFLLVEEDTADGLRLNTPAGHLDPAETPAQACVREVLEETAHSFTPTALVGVYMNRFVRTRTGSDITYLRFSFTGDLGAFHAGRPLDHGVLRTLWMTLEELEASAERHRSPMVLQSVRDYLAGQRFGLDMFHADPSLFTKPQPTSVLAAAA
- a CDS encoding GntP family permease, producing MTPLDTQLLLTALVSVLLLVALIVSRIKMHPLLALLVVSIGVGFATGMAPAQIVKELGNGAGKTLGSVGVVIALGAMLGKILADAGITEQIAAAILKHASTRMVPWAMTLVAFIVGIPMFFEVGLVVMLPLIFSVAQKLEGQARFKGSAYVYVGVPVISALAAMHGMVPPHPGPLTAIATLKTTVGPTMLYGFLAAIPAMVLGGPLYGAFIAPRMSTKPDQGLLDQFTIAAPATGHSRPSVALGVLAALLPAILMLVHAVAEMLLPKDSAALHAASFLGNPLIAMLLGVLFAIVALVLVRGGDMEKLRDALGASLKPIASIIMIIAGGGAFQQMLTSAKVGDAIVHLTQQFALPPLILGWLIAMLLSVSTGSATVGIVGAAGLLAPLAGADPSLNLPLLALSIGCGSLFFNYANHAGFWMVKESFGMTMGEATKTISVVQSIVAVVGLVMVLVFNAVAPLA
- a CDS encoding GNAT family N-acetyltransferase — encoded protein: MASAASSPTDSLHVRGLSVADVAAVLRIQALCYGADYVEGAAVFTRRLQAPHQCSWAAELGGQVVAYLAAYWSHPGKITPLQGEFDAQPQASVLYLHDMAVDPALAGQGIAARLLAAAQSQARARGVQRAALVAVQGAASYWQRRGFVPSQPRDTVQKAHLASYGDDALYMEQHWAPPQI
- a CDS encoding LysR family transcriptional regulator; this encodes MELRQLRYFVRIVELGSMSRAAVDLDMVQSALSQQISRLEGELSTRLLQRTSKGTVPTEAGVAFFHEAQLTLRHADQAIRAAQQARLSGAVSIGLSPTIANVLGLPLVRAMRERYPDVRLHMVSALSGHLTSLLNARHLDLAILFDTHNARRWSVMPLLEEQLFLIQSRQQPVAPYIPHDTPIPLAQLQQVPLILPSGSHGLRSSVMASFNHAGFQSQMAMEIDSLPLLMEAVAEGLGATVQPWSAVGMYRDAAERFQWSQIADESVRRKAALCSLSDDELSPAALAARVVLMDCARQLVHCGNWVGATLST
- a CDS encoding response regulator, which translates into the protein MDTRVAPRPAAPQAPTDQRKRLLVVDDEPTNLHVLRQVLQDEYRLLFATDGAKALQLAQQKPDLILLDVMMPGMDGYTVCEQLKADARTAAIPVIFVSALSDSADEERGFALGAVDYIVKPVRAPVVRARVRTHLSLVRAEELHASRLQIVQRLGRAAEYKDNETGKHVIRMSLYARALAQALGCGPDWVDDLFNAAPMHDVGKIGIPDAVLLKPGALDEREWAIMRTHPQVGAEIIGEHAFPMLQMARTIALTHHEKWDGSGYPQGLAGLAIPLEARIVAVADVFDALTTVRPYKAAWSVDDALAYLQEQSGRHFDPALVAQFMTLRPVIEEVRIQWGD
- a CDS encoding Bug family tripartite tricarboxylate transporter substrate binding protein; translation: MKRRTLIQSSALLASASLLCGLPAQAQDFPPKKPVTLVVGFAAGGAADAAARLIAKKLGENIGQSVVVENKGGAGGNIAHGQVANSAADGSVLLFGSVGPLTIAPHLMKLNYDPFKDLAPVSGGVNFPNVLVAHKGLGVKNLQEFVAKAKAKAGGIDFASTGAGSASHLAGELFNQRAGVDMVHVPYKGGAPALQDLLGERVASYFAAPPTALPHVESGKLIPLATTGLTRPAYMPNIPTVAEAGFPGFEALNWYAFVAPGKTPAPILDRWNAEIVKVLNDDEVKKALLAHGLTPQPTTRQGLADFMKKEYAQWGKVVKERKLTAN
- the tcuA gene encoding FAD-dependent tricarballylate dehydrogenase TcuA — its product is MKTEAFDTDVLIIGGGNAALCAALMAREAGSRVLLLESAPRAWRGGNSSHTRNLRCMHDAPQDVLVEAYPEEEYWQDLLKVTGGITNEHLARMVIRASSTCRSWMRKHGVHFQPPLSGALHVARTNAFFMGGGKALVNAYFRSAEKLGVEIRYESPVDRLDIENGQFQAAWSKGQRITAKSCVLAAGGFESNREWLREAWGQNERGEWPADNFIIRGTAFNKGVLLKHMLEEHQADGLGDPTQAHMVAIDARAPLYDGGICTRIDCVSLGVVVNREAQRFYDEGEDFWPKRYAIWGRLVAQQPGQIAYSIIDSKAIGRFMPPVFPGIKADTLPELAEKLGLDGERFMQTLNAYNGSCKVGQFDHTALDDCHTEHLAPAKTHWARPIDTGPFYGYALRPGITFTYLGLKVDDTAAVRFGDQPSPNLFVAGEMMAGNVLGKGYTAGVGMSIGTAFGRIAGRNAARAAAGQPAVRGAVKDEA
- the tcuB gene encoding tricarballylate utilization 4Fe-4S protein TcuB, which produces MQSLHDLGQEARQLATGKVIPIVPMSAAEDEVARVMQICNACRYCEGFCAVFPAMTRRLEFAKADVNFLANLCHNCGACLHACQYAPPHEFGINIPKAMAEVRGQTYVDYAWPPALGQLYKRNGLTLSLALVAALTLFLVLGATLQGGGLGALWGADLGRNFYQLFPHNLLVGMFAPVFLFVVFALSMGVRRFWRDIKPATSGADVSGAAASEATSDVLRLKYLDGGHGDGCHNEDDAYTLKRRRAHHLTFYGFLLCFAATAVATLYHYLFDLPAPYDFPSLPKLLGAVGGVMLMLGTAGLWVLNRQRHPLHGDVQQKPMDLGFIALLFLVSSSGLALWLGRGTPALALLLCLHLGAVMALFATLPYGKFAHGVFRTAALLRHNTEKRQPNPIGLGAD